The genomic DNA CCGAAGTGATCGCAGCCGTCCGCGAGGCCGACGACTCCGGTACGCCGCTGCTGCTCATCGGTGGCGGATCCAACCTGGTCATCGGCGACAAGGGCTTCGCCGGCACCGCCCTGCGGATCGCCACGACCGGCTTCGGACTCGACGGTACGAAGGTGGAGCTGGCCGCCGGTGAGGTGTGGACCGACGCGGTCGCCCGTACCGTCGAAGCCGGGCTCGCCGGGATCGAGTGCCTCGCCGGAATCCCTGGTTCAGCGGGCGCGACGCCGATCCAGAACGTCGGTGCGTACGGTCAGGAGGTGTCGTCGACGATCACCGAGGTGATCGCCTACGACCGGAAGACCCACGAGACGGTCACGATCCCGAACGCCGAGTGCGCGTTCTCGTACCGCCACAGCCGCTTCAAGGCCGACCCCGAGCGCTACGTCGTGCTGCGTGTCCGCTTCGAGCTGGAGGACGCGGACGGCCTGAGCGCCCCGGTCAAGTACGCCGAGACGGCCCGCGCGCTGGGCGTGGAGCCCGGCGACCGGGTGCCGCTCGCCGCCGCCCGCGAGACCGTTCTGGGGCTGCGCTCCGGCAAGGGCATGGTGCTCGACCCCGAGGACCACGACACCTGGTCGGCGGGGTCCTTCTTCACCAACCCGATCCTCACGGAGGCGGAGTGCGCCGCGTTCCATGCGCGCGTGCGGGAGCGGCTCGGCGCCGACGCCGTGCCGCCCGCGTACCCGGCGGGCGACGGGCGCACCAAGACGTCCGCGGCCTGGCTGATCGACAAGTCCGGCTTCACCAAGGGGTACGGCAGCGGACCCGCCCGTATCTCCACCAAGCACACCCTGGCCCTCACCAACCGCGGCGAGGCCACCACCGAGGACCTGCTCGCGCTGGCCCGCGAGGTCGTCGCCGGAGTACGCGACGCCTTCGGGATCACGCTGGTCAACGAGCCGGTGACCGTCGGAGTGGAGCTCTAGGACCTGTCCGGTCGATCACGGCGGAGACGCGGGGTGTGGCACGCACATCTGCGGCGTTGTCGTCGGTTGCCGACGCTCCGCGTCGACGCCCTCCTCCGCCTCGCAGCCGCACGCACCACACCCCGCTCACCGGCGCTGACAAGGCGCCGCTGCTTTCCTCCACCGTGATCGACCGGACAGGTCCTAGGTCTCCCCCTTCAGGCGGCCGGGCTCGTCAGCCAGTCGTCGATCCCGGACAGCAGCTTCCGGCTGACGTCCGCCGGCGCCGCCGAACCCCGCACCGACTGCCGGGCCAGCTCGGCCAGTTCGGCGTCCGTGAAGCCGTGGTGGCGGCGCGCGATGTCGTACTGGGCGGCGAGCCGCGAGCCGAACAGCAGCGGGTCGTCCGCGCCGAGCGCCATCGGCACCCCGGCTTCGAACAAAGTCCTCAGGGGTACGTCCTCGGGCTTCTCGTAGACCCCCAGGGCGACGTTGGAGGCCGGGCAGACCTCGCAGGTGATGCCCCGGTCCGCGAGCCGCTTCAGCAACCGCGGGTCCTCGGCCGCCCGCACTCCGTGCCCGATCCGCGAGGCGTCCAGGTCGTCCAGGCAGTCCCTGACCGACGCCGGGCCGGTCAGCTCGCCGCCGTGCGGAGCCGCGAGGAGGCCGCCCTCGCGCGCGATCGCGAAGGCCCGGTCGAAGTCCCGCGCCATGCCCCGCCGCTCGTCGTTGGAGAGCCCGAAGCCGACGATGCCGCGGTCCGCGTACCGCACGGCGAGGCGGGCCAGCGTGCGCGCGTCCAGTGGATGCTTCATGCGGTTCGCTGCCACCAGCACCCGCATGCCCAGACCGGTCTCCCGCGCCGCCGAGTCCACCGCGTCCAGGATGACCTCCATCGCGGGGATCAGGCCGCCCAGACGGGGCGCGTACGACGTCGGATCGACCTGGATCTCCAGCCACCCGGAGCCGTCCTTGATGTCCTCCTCGGCGGCCTCGCGCACGAGCCGCCGAATGTCCTCGGGCTCTCTGAGGCACGACCGCGCCGCGTCGTACAACCGCTGGAAGCGGAACCAGCCCCGCTCGTCGGTGGCCCGCAGCTTCGGCGGCTCTGCGCTGGTCAGCGCGTCGGGCAGCCGGACGCCGTACTTGTCGGCCAGCTCCAGCAGGGTGCTCGGCCGCATCGAGCCGGTGAAGTGCAGGTGCAGATGGGCCTTCGGCAACTCAGAGACATCACGTACGTGCTCCATTCCAGGATCTTGCCGTACGCGGGTGTCGTGCCGGTAGCGCTTTCCCTGTACGAGGGCTTGCCCGAACGAAGAAACGGGCCCGGGCCACTCGAAACCGAGTGGCCCGGGCCCGCACGCGCGCGTGGAGCGCGAAAACGACATCGCCGCCCTGAAGGCGTACGAAAACGTCAGTCCTTCGCCTCGGACAGCAGCTTCTGAATCCGGCTGACGCCCTCGACCAGATCCTCGTCACCCAGGGCGTACGACAGCCGCAGATAGCCCGGCGTGCCGAAGGCCTCGCCGGGGACGACCGCGACCTCGGCCTCCTCCAGGATCAGCGCGGCCAGCTCGACCGTGTCCTGCGGGCGCTTGCCGCGGATCTCCTTGCCGAGCAGCGCCTTCACCGAGGGGTACGCGTAGAACGCGCCCTCGGGCTCCGGGCACAGGACGCCGCCGATCTCGTTCAGCATCCGCACGATGGTCTTGCGGCGGCGGTCGAAGGCCTCGCGCATCTCGGCGACGGCCGTCAGATCGCCGGACACGGCGGCGAGCGCGGCGACCTGCGCCACGTTGGAGACGTTCGACGTGGCGTGCGACTGGAGGTTCGTCGCGGCCTTGATGACGTCCTTGGGACCGATGACCCAGCCCACGCGCCAGCCGGTCATCGCGTACGTCTTCGCGACACCGTTGACCACGATGCACTTGTCGGCCAGCTCGGGCACGACCACCGGCAGGGAGTGGAACTCGGCGTCCCCGTAGACGAGGTGCTCGTAGATCTCGTCGGTCAGGACCCACAGGCCCTTCTCGGCGGCCCAGCGGCCGATCTCCTCGATCTGCTCGCGGGTGTAGACCGCGCCCGTCGGGTTGGACGGGGAGACGAAGAGCAGCACCTTGGTGTTCTCGGTGCGGGCGGCCTCCAGCTGCTCGACCGAGACGCGGTAGCCGGTGGTCTCGTCGGCGACGACGTCGACGGGGACACCGCCGGCGAGACGGATCGACTCCGGGTAGGTGGTCCAGTACGGCGCGGGGACGATGACCTCGTCGCCCGGGTCGAGGATCGCGGCGAAGGCCTCGTAGATCGCCTGCTTGCCGCCGTTGGTGACCAGGACCTGCGAGGCGTCCACCTCGTAGCCCGAGTCGCGGAGCGTCTTCGCGGCGATGGCGGCCTTCAGCTCGGGCAGGCCGCCGGCCGGCGTGTAGCGGTGGTACTTCGGGTTCGAGCAGGCCTCGATGGCGGCCTGGACGATGTAGTCCGGGGTCGGGAAGTCGGGCTCACCGGCGCCGAAGCCGATCACCGGACGTCCGGCGGCCTTGAGGGCCTTGGCCTTGGCATCCACGGCGAGGGTGGCGGACTCGGAGATCGCGCCGACTCGGGCGGAGACCCGGCGCTCGGTGGGAGGGGTTGCAGCGCTCATGGGACCCATCGTTTCAGACCGGAAACGCCCCCGGCACACGGGTTTCACAGACTGAACAAACGGCCGTACACGGAGCGCACACGCGCCGCACACGGATCGAACAGTGGCGCACAATCCCCGTACGGACACTTTCTGTTCGACGACCGGCCGCGGACCACGTACACTCTCACCTCGTTGGCCTTCACCGGCCGCACTCACCCGGTGCACACCGAGCACTCGGGCGGATGCGGTACGTTGGGGACACAGCAAAGGGTCGTAGCTCAATTGGTAGAGCACTGGTCTCCAAAACCAGCGGTTGGGGGTTCAAGTCCCTCCGGCCCTGCTACACACTCCTTCGCCAGGATGTGTGCGCATGTACGTACAGCATTGCACCGCCGTGCGGCTCAACCGGGCGCGGCACGGCCACGACCCGGAATCAGGTGAGGACGAGTGACGGACGCCGTGGGCTCCATCGACATGCCTGATGCCCAGGATGAGGCGCCGGAGTCCAAGAAGAAGACCCGCAAGGGCGGTAAGCGTGCCAAGAAGGGCCCGCTCAAGCGCCTTGCCCTCTTCTACCGCCAGATTGTCGCGGAACTCCGCAAGGTCGTCTGGCCATCTCGAAACCAGCTGACGACGTACACGACAGTGGTGATTGTCTTCGTCGTCATCATGATCGCCCTGGTGACCGTGATTGACTATGGGCTCAACCACGCAGCCAAGTACGTCTTCGGCTGAGCCAGAAGCGAAGGGCGCCGTACCCGGCGCCCCTTTCGCGTGTTCCACCCCCATGTACCCAGGAAGAAGCAGCCACCGTGTCTGACCCGAACCTGAACGATGCCATCGAGTCGGTCGAGTCCGTTGACGACGAGCTCGACATCGTCGAGGGCGCGGACGTCGAGGACGAGTTTGAGGCTGCCGACGCCGATGCCGGCGAGCCCGCCGAAGAGGCGGCCGTGCACGTCGAGGACGAGTCCGGCACGGACCTCGAGGACGACGTGGACGCAGCGGACCTGGCCGTCTCCGACGAGGCCGAGGAGGCCGAGGAAGAGGCTGAGCCGGTCGACCCCGTCACCGCTCTGCGCGAGGAACTGCGCACCCTTCCCGGCGAGTGGTACGTGATCCACACGTACGCCGGTTACGAGAACCGCGTGAAGACCAACCTCGAACAGCGCGCCGTCTCGCTGAACGTCGAGGACTTCATCTTCCAGGCCGAGGTGCCGCAGGAAGAGGTCGCGCAGATCAAGAACGGCGAGCGCAAGACCATCCGCCAGAACAAGCTCCCCGGCTACGTGCTGGTGCGCATGGACCTGACGAACGAGTCCTGGGGCGTCGTCCGCAACACTCCCGGTGTCACCGGCTTCGTGGGCAACGCCTACGACCCGTACCCGCTGACCCTGGACGAGATCGTCAAGATGCTCGCCCCGGAGGCCGAGGAGAAGGCCGCCCGCGAGGCCGCCGAGGCCGAGGGCAAGCCCGCTCCGCAGCGCAAGGTCGAGGTCCAGGTGCTGGACTTCGAGGTCGGCGACTCGGTCACCGTCACCGACGGCCCGTTCGCGACGCTGCAGGCGACGATCAACGAGATCAACGCCGACTCGAAGAAGGTCAAGGGCCTCGTCGAGATCTTCGGCCGCGAGACCCCGGTCGAGCTCTCGTTCGACCAGATCCAGAAGAACTAACACCTTCTGGACGTACGTCTTCCGAACAGGTCAGACGGGCTCTCGCAGCCGGTCTGACCTGCTCGGTTTTTGGCCGCGCATAGATACCCGTTATCGTTGTGCGGTATGCCTCCATCCGGATGATCCGGACCGGACGGCTGAAAACTCTCACTAGGACCCGGAGAGAGCACATGCCTCCCAAGAAGAAGAAGGTCACGGGGCTTATCAAGCTCCAGATCCAGGCCGGCGCCGCCAACCCGGCTCCGCCGGTCGGCCCGGCGCTGGGTCAGCACGGCGTCAACATCATGGAGTTCTGCAAGGCCTACAACGCCGCGACCGAGTCGCAGCGTGGCTGGGTGATCCCGGTGGAGATCACGGTCTACGAGGACCGTTCCTTCACCTTCATCACCAAGACTCCGCCGGCCGCCAAGATGATCCTCAAGGCTGCGGGTGTGGAGAAGGGCTCCGGCGAGCCGCACAAGACCAAGGTCGCCAAGATCACCCAGGCGCAGGTCCGCGAGATCGCCACCACGAAGCTGCCCGACCTCAACGCCAACGACCTGGACGCCGCGTCGAAGATCATCGCCGGCACCGCCCGTTCCATGGGCATCACGGTCGAGGGCTGATCCCCACCTTCGTAGAACCACCGTGGCAGGGCCTGCTCGGCCCGTACCACGACTCCTTTCAGAACACACAGGAGCAGTTGTGAGCAAGCGCAGCAAGGCTCTCCGCGCTGCGGACGCCAAGATCGACCGGGAGAAGCTCTACGCCCCGCTCGAGGCCGTCCGTCTCGCCAAGGAGACCTCCACGTCCAAGTTCGACGGCACCGTCGAGGTCGCCTTCCGTCTGGGTGTCGACCCGCGCAAGGCCGACCAGATGGTCCGTGGCACCGTGAACCTCCCGCACGGCACCGGTAAGACCGCCCGGGTCCTGGTCTTCGCGACCGGTGACCGTGCCGAGGCCGCTCGTGCCGCGGGCGCCGACATCGTCGGCTCCGACGAGCTCATCGACGAGGTGTCGAAGGGCCGTCTGGACTTCGACGCCGTCGTCGCCACCCCGGACCTCATGGGCAAGGTCGGCCGCCTCGGCCGCGTGCTCGGTCCCCGTGGTCTCATGCCGAACCCCAAGACCGGCACCGTGACTCCGGACGTCGTCAAGGCCGTCAACGAGATCAAGGGCGGCAAGATCGAGTTCCGCGTCGACAAGCACTCGAACCTGCACTTCATCATCGGCAAGACGTCCTTCGACGACACGCAGCTGGTGGAGAACTACGGCGCGGCCCTCGACGAGATCCTTCGTCTGAAGCCGTCCGCCGCCAAGGGTCGCTACATCAAGAAGGCCGCGATCAGCACCACGATCGGCCCCGGCATTCCGATCGACTCGAACCGCACCCGCAACCTCCTCACCGAGGAGGACCCGGCCGCCGTCTGAGCCTCCCGCTCACCCCGGTAGCCGCGTCGCGAACGCGTCAAAAGTGCACGGGCCCCGCAACCTCTCGAGATGCGGGGCCCGTCCCTTTTCACGTACACCGGCGCCATGACGGCCGACACGATGCGCCAGGCCGGGGCCACGTCGATGTAAGTACGCGTACGGCTACCTGGCGAAGCTGTCCGGCGGCTCTGGCGCGTACCTCAAGGGCCAGAGGCAGAACACCACACCGAACCGGTCGGTGAAGCTCCTGCTCGCCTCCGGGGACGTGCGGAAGGCCGGAAGGCCGGCGCGGGGACAGCGCGCGGCGAGACCTTCGTCCTCGGCACGTCCTTCCAGGACGCCAAGGACTGCGCCGACCGAGCGGATTTGCCCGACGGCAACCCGTTCGCGTACTCTCCCAGAGAAGCCAAAGACCGCTGGTCGTTGCCACGTGCTCGGATGAGGGCGCGGTGACCGAAGGATCCGCTGAACGGCGGACGACCCGCGCAGGTGACTGTGGAATTGCTCCCGGACAGGCTCCGTAAAGGATCCCGACCGGTCGAGCGAAGCCCCGTGCGCCTGCGCCGGGGCGTTTCGTTTTCCTCAGCCCCTTCTGAGCGGTCCTCATCACCCGGAAGGAGGCCGACGCTCTATGGCAAGGCCCGACAAGGCTGCCGCGGTAGCCGAGCTCGCGGACCAGTTCCGCAGCTCGAACGCCGCTGTGCTGACCGAGTACCGGGGTCTCACTGTGGCGCAGCTCAAGACGCTGCGCCGTTCGCTCGGTGAAGACGCCCAGTACGCCGTGGTGAAGAACACGCTGACCAAGATTGCGGCCAACGAGGCCGGGATCAACACGCTCGACGACCTGTTCAACGGTCCGACGGCGGTCGCCTTCATCACCGGTGACCCGGTGGTGTCGGCGAAGGGTCTTCGTGACTTTGCCAAGGACAACCCGAACCTCGTCATCAAGGGCGGTGTCCTTGATGGCAAGGCGCTGTCCGCCGACGAGATCAAGAAGCTTGCGGACCTCGAGTCCCGCGAGGTTCTGCTCGCCAAGCTGGCGGGTGCCTTCAAGGGCAAGCAGTCCCAGGCTGCCTCGCTCTTCCAGGCGCTTCCCTCGAAGTTCGTCCGCACCGCGGAGGCGCTTCGTGCCAAGAAGGCCGAGCAGGGCGGTGCCGAGTAATTCGGCTCGCGCATTGACCGCCGCCTGAGGCGACGGTCGTAGCGGGCCGAACGTACGCCCGCCTCACCAGTACATCCGGCACCAGCCGAATAGTGGAAGGATCGCCCAAATGGCGACGAAGCTGTCCCAGGAAGAGCTGCTCGAGCAGTTCGAGTCCCTCACCCTCATCGAGCTCGCCGAGTTCGTGAAGGCGTTCGAGGAGAAGTTCGACGTCACCGCCGCCGCCGCGGTCGCCGCTGCCCCGGCCGGCCCCGTCGCCGCCGCTGAGGCCGCCGAGGAGCAGGACGAGTTCGACGTCATCCTCACGGGTGCCGGCGACAAGAAGATCCAGGTCATCAAGGTCGTGCGTGAGCTGACCTCCCTGGGTCTGAAGGAGGCCAAGGACCTCGTCGACGGCGCTCCGAAGCCCGTCCTCGAGAAGGTCGCCAAGGAGGCCGCCGAGAAGGCTGCCGAGTCCCTCAAGGGCGCCGGCGCCTCCGTCGAGGTCAAGTGACCCGACGAGTCCGCACGGACTCCTGCTGAGCTGATACAGCCTCTCCTGGAGAGGCTGTAACGCGAGCGCACCGAAGAGCGATCACCCAACTGGGTGGTCGCTCTTCGGCGTTCCAGGGGGTCGGAGGTCGGTTGCCTTGCACTGTCGGTCGCGACGAGTATGGTGATCTTCGTTGTGCCTCCGGCCGCCGGTGACAGGCAGCAAGACGGGCTGCACGTGACGAGGGCAGCACCCGGTTTGGGCATGGGGGGCCTTGACGAACTGCACGCAGCGCGCAATTCTCAGGACGCGTCGCCACAACGATCCGGATCCGAGGCATGGATCGGCGGCGAAGAGGGCAGTATCGATGTGCATTGAGGGCGTGGCTTGCAACAGGGGTTGAGAACGACGAGGGTCTCAAAAAACCCGCACTGGACATCAGTGTGCCTAGTGGCTACACTGACCCTTTGCGCTGCCTGTTAGCTGCCTCCTGCCCGTCACCAGGGGCATGCCCTCGCTTGAGCACCGATGACCGGATCTCCCTGACCTGGCCTTTTGGCCGAATCAGGAACGGCCTGTCCTGGTGCCCCAGTGGGGGGCCGGTACGCGCGTAGTGAGTCCGAGCCCTCGGAAGGACCCCCTCTTGGCCGCCTCGCGCACTGCCTCGACCGCGAATACGAACAACGGCGCCAGCACCGCCCCGCTGCGCATCTCCTTTGCAAAGATCAAGGAGCCCCTCGAGGTTCCGAACCTTCTTGCGCTGCAAACCGAGAGCTTCGACTGGCTGCTCGGCAACGACGCGTGGAAGGCTCGTGTCGAGGCGGCTCTGGACAGCGGACAGGACGTCCCCACCAAGTCCGGTCTGGAGGAGATCTTCGAGGAGATCTCTCCGATCGAGGACTTCTCCGGGTCGATGTCCCTGACGTTCCGCGACCACCGCTTCGAGCCCCCGAAGAACTCCATCGACGAGTGCAAGGACCGCGACTTCACGTACGCGGCCCCGCTCTTCGTCACCGCCGAGTTCACCAACAACGAGACCGGCGAGATCAAGTCCCAGACGGTCTTCATGGGCGACTTCCCGCTCATGACCAACAAGGGCACCTTCGTCATCAACGGCACCGAGCGTGTCGTGGTGTCGCAGCTCGTCCGCTCGCCGGGTGTCTACTTCGACTCCTCCATCGACAAGACGTCCGACAAGGACATCTTCTCCGCCAAGGTCATCCCCTCCCGGGGCGCCTGGCTGGAGATGGAGATCGACAAGCGCGACATGGTCGGTGTCCGCATCGACCGCAAGCGCAAGCAGTCCGTCACCGTTCTCCTGAAGGCTCTCGGTTGGACGACCGAGCAGATCCTCGAGGAGTTCGGCGAGTACGAGTCCATGCGCGCCACCCTGGAGAAGGACCACACCCAGGGCCAGGACGACGCGCTGCTCGACATCTACCGCAAGCTGCGTCCGGGCGAGCCCCCGACCCGCGAGGCCGCGCAGACGCTTCTTGAGAACCTCTACTTCAACCCGAAGCGCTACGACCTCGCGAAGGTCGGCCGCTACAAGGTCAACAAGAAGCTGGGCGGCGAGGCGCCGCTGGACGCCGGGATCCTGACCGTCGAGGACATCATCTCGTCGATCAAGTACCTGGTGAAGCTGCACGCCGGTGAGACCGAGACCGTTGGCGACAACGGCACCTCGATCGTCGTCGAGACCGACGACATCGACCACTTCGGCAACCGTCGTCTGCGCAACGTCGGCGAGCTCATCCAGAACCAGGTCCGCACGGGTCTGGCTCGTATGGAGCGCGTCGTCCGCGAGCGCATGACGACTCAGGACGTCGAGGCGATCACGCCGCAGACCCTGATCAACATCCGGCCGGTCGTCGCCTCCATCAAGGAGTTCTTCGGCACCAGCCAGCTGTCGCAGTTCATGGACCAGAACAACCCGCTGTCGGGTCTCACTCACAAGCGCCGTCTGTCGGCTCTTGGCCCGGGTGGTCTCTCCCGTGAGCGGGCCGGCTTCGAGGTCCGTGACGTGCACCCGTCGCACTACGGCCGCATGTGCCCGATCGAGACCCCCGAAGGCCCGAACATCGGTCTGATCGGCTCGCTCGCCTCTTACGGCCGCGTCAACGCGTTCGGTTTCGTCGAGACGCCGTACCGCCGGGTCACCGACGGTGTCGTCACCGACGAGGTCGACTACCTGACGGCCGACGAAGAGGACCGATTCGTCATCGCGCAGGCCAACGCGCCGCTCGGCGACGACTTCCGGTTCGAGGAGACCCGCGTCCTGGTCCGCCGTCGTGGCGGAGAGGTCGACTACGTCCCCGGTGACGACGTCGACTACATGGACGTCTCGCCGCGCCAGATGGTGTCGGTCGCGACCGCCATGATCCCGTTCCTCGAGCACGACGACGCCAACCGTGCCCTCATGGGCGCGAACATGATGCGTCAGGCCGTGCCGCTGATCAAGTCCGAGGCGCCGCTCGTCGGCACCGGCATGGAGTACCGCTGCGCCGTCGACGCCGGCGACGTGCTCAAGTCGGAGAAGGACGGTGTGGTCCAGGAGGTCTCCGCGGACTACGTCACCACCGCCAACGACGACGGCACGTACACCACGTACCGCCTGCACAAGTTCTCCCGCTCCAACCAGGGCACGTCCGTCAACCAGAAGGTTGTCGTGGACGAGGGCGCCCGGGTCATCGCCGGCCAGGTTCTGGCCGACGGCCCGGCGACCGAGAACGGCGAGATGGCGCTCGGCAAGAACCTGCTCGTGGCGTTCATGCCGTGGGAGGGTCACAACTACGAGGACGCGATCATCCTGTCGCAGCGCCTCGTGCAGGACGACGTCCTCTCCTCGATCCACATCGAGGAGCACGAGGTCGACGCCCGTGACACCAAGCTCGGCCCCGAGGAGATCACCCGGGACATCCCGAACGTCTCCGAGGAGGTCCTCGCCGACCTCGACGAGCGCGGCATCATCCGTATCGGTGCCGAGGTCGTCGCCGGCGACATCCTGGTCGGCAAGGTCACGCCCAAGGGTGAGACCGAGCTGACCCCGGAGGAGCGCCTGCTCCGCGCGATCTTCGGTGAGAAGGCGCGCGAGGTGCGCGACACCTCGCTGAAGGTGCCGCACGGCGAGATCGGCAAGGTCATCGGCGTCCGCGTCTTCGACCGTGAAGAGGGCGACGAGCTGCCGCCGGGCGTGAACCAGCTGGTTCGTGTCTACGTGGCGCAGAAGCGCAAGATCACGGACGGTGACAAGCTCGCCGGCCGCCACGGCAACAAGGGTGTCATCTCGAAGATCCTGCCGATCGAGGACATGCCGTTCCTGGAGGACGGCACCCCGGTCGACATCATCCTCAACCCCCTCGGTGTCCCGTCCCGAATGAACCCGGGACAGGTCCTGGAGATCCACCTCGGCTGGCTCGCCAGCCGCGGCTGGGACGTCTCCGGACTCGCCGACGACTGGGCGCAGCGCCTGCAGGCCATCGAGGCCGACCAGGTCGCCCCGGGCACCAACGTCGCCACCCCCGTCTTCGACGGTGCGCGTGAGGACGAGCTCGCGGGTCTGCTGCAGCACACGATCCCGAACCGCGACGGAGAGCGCATGGTGCTCCCGACCGGCAAGGCGCCGCTGTTCGACGGCCGCTCCGGCGAGCCGTTCCCGGAGCCGATCTCGGTCGGCTACATGTACATCCTGAAGCTGCACCACCTGGTCGACGACAAGCTGCACGCCCGCTCGACCGGTCCGTACTCGATGATCACCCAGCAGCCGCTGGGTGGTAAGGCCCAGTTCGGTGGCCAGCGCTTCGGTGAGATGGAGGTGTGGGCGCTTGAGGCTTATGGCGCCGCTTACGCCCTCCAGGAGCTGCTGACCATCAAGTCCGACGACGTCACCGGCCGCGTGAAGGTCTACGAGGCCATCGTCAAGGGCGAGAACATTCCCGAGCCCGGCATCCCTGAGTCCTTCAAGGTGCTCATCAAGGAGATGCAGTCCCTGTGCCTCAACGTGGAGGTGCTGTCCTCGGACGGCATGTCCATCGAGATGCGCGACACCGACGAGGACGTCTTCCGCGCGGCGGAGGAGCTTGGCATCGACCTGTCCCGGCGCGAGCCGAGCAGCGTCGAAGAGGTCTGACGGGAGTCCGGTCCGGAGGCTCAGCGATGAAGATCCCTGAGCCTCCGGCCGGCCCCAGGACCCCCGTATCAGACCCCATGACTTACAACCCTGAGAGGGATTGACGCATAGTGCTCGACGTCAACTTCTTCGATGAGCTCCGGATCGGTCTGGCCACCGCTGACGACATCCGTCAGTGGAGCCACGGCGAGGTCAAGAAGCCCGAGACCATCAACTACCGCACCCTCAAGCCCGAAAAGGACGGACTCTTCTGCGAGAAGATCTT from Streptomyces avermitilis MA-4680 = NBRC 14893 includes the following:
- a CDS encoding UDP-N-acetylmuramate dehydrogenase — its product is MQELHDAPLAPLTTFRLGGPATRLITATTDAEVIAAVREADDSGTPLLLIGGGSNLVIGDKGFAGTALRIATTGFGLDGTKVELAAGEVWTDAVARTVEAGLAGIECLAGIPGSAGATPIQNVGAYGQEVSSTITEVIAYDRKTHETVTIPNAECAFSYRHSRFKADPERYVVLRVRFELEDADGLSAPVKYAETARALGVEPGDRVPLAAARETVLGLRSGKGMVLDPEDHDTWSAGSFFTNPILTEAECAAFHARVRERLGADAVPPAYPAGDGRTKTSAAWLIDKSGFTKGYGSGPARISTKHTLALTNRGEATTEDLLALAREVVAGVRDAFGITLVNEPVTVGVEL
- a CDS encoding adenosine deaminase; protein product: MEHVRDVSELPKAHLHLHFTGSMRPSTLLELADKYGVRLPDALTSAEPPKLRATDERGWFRFQRLYDAARSCLREPEDIRRLVREAAEEDIKDGSGWLEIQVDPTSYAPRLGGLIPAMEVILDAVDSAARETGLGMRVLVAANRMKHPLDARTLARLAVRYADRGIVGFGLSNDERRGMARDFDRAFAIAREGGLLAAPHGGELTGPASVRDCLDDLDASRIGHGVRAAEDPRLLKRLADRGITCEVCPASNVALGVYEKPEDVPLRTLFEAGVPMALGADDPLLFGSRLAAQYDIARRHHGFTDAELAELARQSVRGSAAPADVSRKLLSGIDDWLTSPAA
- a CDS encoding pyridoxal phosphate-dependent aminotransferase — encoded protein: MSAATPPTERRVSARVGAISESATLAVDAKAKALKAAGRPVIGFGAGEPDFPTPDYIVQAAIEACSNPKYHRYTPAGGLPELKAAIAAKTLRDSGYEVDASQVLVTNGGKQAIYEAFAAILDPGDEVIVPAPYWTTYPESIRLAGGVPVDVVADETTGYRVSVEQLEAARTENTKVLLFVSPSNPTGAVYTREQIEEIGRWAAEKGLWVLTDEIYEHLVYGDAEFHSLPVVVPELADKCIVVNGVAKTYAMTGWRVGWVIGPKDVIKAATNLQSHATSNVSNVAQVAALAAVSGDLTAVAEMREAFDRRRKTIVRMLNEIGGVLCPEPEGAFYAYPSVKALLGKEIRGKRPQDTVELAALILEEAEVAVVPGEAFGTPGYLRLSYALGDEDLVEGVSRIQKLLSEAKD
- the secE gene encoding preprotein translocase subunit SecE, which translates into the protein MTDAVGSIDMPDAQDEAPESKKKTRKGGKRAKKGPLKRLALFYRQIVAELRKVVWPSRNQLTTYTTVVIVFVVIMIALVTVIDYGLNHAAKYVFG
- the nusG gene encoding transcription termination/antitermination protein NusG; translation: MSDPNLNDAIESVESVDDELDIVEGADVEDEFEAADADAGEPAEEAAVHVEDESGTDLEDDVDAADLAVSDEAEEAEEEAEPVDPVTALREELRTLPGEWYVIHTYAGYENRVKTNLEQRAVSLNVEDFIFQAEVPQEEVAQIKNGERKTIRQNKLPGYVLVRMDLTNESWGVVRNTPGVTGFVGNAYDPYPLTLDEIVKMLAPEAEEKAAREAAEAEGKPAPQRKVEVQVLDFEVGDSVTVTDGPFATLQATINEINADSKKVKGLVEIFGRETPVELSFDQIQKN
- the rplK gene encoding 50S ribosomal protein L11 — translated: MPPKKKKVTGLIKLQIQAGAANPAPPVGPALGQHGVNIMEFCKAYNAATESQRGWVIPVEITVYEDRSFTFITKTPPAAKMILKAAGVEKGSGEPHKTKVAKITQAQVREIATTKLPDLNANDLDAASKIIAGTARSMGITVEG
- the rplA gene encoding 50S ribosomal protein L1, with protein sequence MSKRSKALRAADAKIDREKLYAPLEAVRLAKETSTSKFDGTVEVAFRLGVDPRKADQMVRGTVNLPHGTGKTARVLVFATGDRAEAARAAGADIVGSDELIDEVSKGRLDFDAVVATPDLMGKVGRLGRVLGPRGLMPNPKTGTVTPDVVKAVNEIKGGKIEFRVDKHSNLHFIIGKTSFDDTQLVENYGAALDEILRLKPSAAKGRYIKKAAISTTIGPGIPIDSNRTRNLLTEEDPAAV
- the rplJ gene encoding 50S ribosomal protein L10, which produces MARPDKAAAVAELADQFRSSNAAVLTEYRGLTVAQLKTLRRSLGEDAQYAVVKNTLTKIAANEAGINTLDDLFNGPTAVAFITGDPVVSAKGLRDFAKDNPNLVIKGGVLDGKALSADEIKKLADLESREVLLAKLAGAFKGKQSQAASLFQALPSKFVRTAEALRAKKAEQGGAE
- the rplL gene encoding 50S ribosomal protein L7/L12 encodes the protein MATKLSQEELLEQFESLTLIELAEFVKAFEEKFDVTAAAAVAAAPAGPVAAAEAAEEQDEFDVILTGAGDKKIQVIKVVRELTSLGLKEAKDLVDGAPKPVLEKVAKEAAEKAAESLKGAGASVEVK